One part of the Pecten maximus chromosome 1, xPecMax1.1, whole genome shotgun sequence genome encodes these proteins:
- the LOC117335140 gene encoding coiled-coil domain-containing protein 96-like isoform X2: MDRFRLIDADEEDETANSNVDSEEGDSDAAPFDLETSSVDGGENIETPAIDGKEDTGSPVIDRKEDTGTLSVDGKEDTGTPSVDGMEDTGSPVIDRKEDTGTLSVDGKEDTGTTSIGGEDGTSSSMLSVCSEQTVRDKLTDMIALPEQPHAQSLSFPEIMSVKSDVDTSVILLNTEASQADEHDKHLETFQEEQEEEEEEEEEEEEEEEPEFDREALMEKYYATITEREKLQQQNYQLQHKLAELFRKKKADENRQDYDKNANDQDSKYVKYMAQLDELRKQDMLERENYEVQIEELKDKCEHKKEMVDEERKRFMEFKKHVALNSVSNRSGKPIPPKDIDQYLSNEMKKESEVVNVRLENIKLKNKLKKKEMQLKSKEELAENLHLIDFEQLKIENQTYNEKIEERNEELLKLRKKITSTVQVLTHLKEKLQFVQAENQVQKTTLREVESEAAMKRDILSRTKQARDALRIDNQRLRQNCGLLGNESLLRDFEERKDEGDDLRHRLESLKMEHAELTLNCNQVRRKIEQARASHG; encoded by the exons ATGGATAGATTTAGGTTAATTGATGCAGATGAAGAGGATGAAACAGCAAACTCAAATGTTGATAGCGAGGAAGGGGATTCTGATGCCGCACCTTTTGATCTTGAGACCTCATCTGTTGATGGAGGAGAGAACATAGAGACTCCAGCTATTGATGGAAAGGAAGATACAGGGAGCCCAGTCATTGATAGAAAGGAAGACACAGGGACCTTATCTGTTGATGGAAAGGAGGACACAGGGACTCCATCTGTTGATGGAATGGAAGATACAGGGAGCCCAGTCATTGATAGAAAGGAAGACACAGGGACCTTATCTGTTGATGGAAAGGAGGACACAGGGACCACATCCATTGGTGGGGAGGATGGAACATCATCTAGCATGCTTTCTGTATGCAGTGAGCAAACTGTTAGGGATAAGCTAACAGACATGATTGCTTTACCGGAACAGCCACATGCACAGAGTCTTTCATTTCCCGAAATAATGAGTGTAAAATCTGATGTCGATACCTCTGTCATCCTTTTAAATACAGAAG CTTCACAAGCTGACGAGCATGACAAACACCTAGAAACATTTCAGGAGGAACAGGAAGAGGAAGAGGAGGaagaagaggaggaggaggaggaagaggaacCAGAATTTGACAGAGAAGCATTGATGGAGAAATACTAT GCCACAATTACTGAAAGAGAAAAACTTCAACAACAGAACTACCAACTCCAACACAAACTTGCGGAACTGTTCCGTAAGAAGAAAGCAGATGAAAATCGTCAAGATTATGACAAAAATGCTAATGATCAGGATTCCAAATATGTGAAATACATGG CACAATTGGATGAACTGCGCAAACAAGATATGTTAGAACGGGAAAACTATGAGGTCCAGATTGAAGAACTGAAAGATAAATGTGAACACAAGAAAGAAATGGTGGATGAAGAGAGGAAACGCTTCATGGAATTCAAAAAGCATGTAGCTCTCAATTCTGTCAGTAACAGATCAGGCAAACCCATTCCACCTAAG gATATCGACCAGTACTTATCTAATGAAATGAAGAAGGAGTCAGAGGTTGTGAATGTTCGCTTAGAAAACAtcaaactgaaaaataaattaaagaaaaagGAGATGCAGCTGAAATCTAAG GAGGAGCTGGCCGAGAATCTTCACCTCATTGATTTTGAAcagttgaaaattgaaaatcaaACATATAATGAAAAGATTGAGGAAAGAAACGAG GAGTTACTGAAGCTGAGGAAAAAGATAACTAGTACTGTTCAGGTATTAACTCACCTCAAGGAAAAGTTACAGTTTGTACAGGCCGAGAACCAGGTCCAAAAGACAACACTGAGGGAGGTCGAGTCAGAGGCTGCCATG AAAAGAGATATATTATCAAGAACAAAGCAGGCAAGAGATGCACTGCGGATAGACAACCAGAGACTGCGTCAAAACTGTGGTTTACTAGGCAATGAGTCATTGCTCCGTGATTTCGAGGAGAGAAAGGACGAGGGAGATGATCTGAGACACAGACTAGAAAGTTTAAAAATGGAACATGCAGAATTAACATTAAACTGTAATCAAGTGCGAAGGAAAATAGAACAGGCCAGAGCCTCTCATGGATAG
- the LOC117335140 gene encoding coiled-coil domain-containing protein 96-like isoform X1: MADQEEAAPVTETTEETTAGTDEAPAEQPAPEPETTEETTAENTEENKPADAVEGEQTEEQPTEQSTEQPTEQSTEQPTEQSTTEQPTEGEGDEAKQETQDDKPQTEGEEGEQKTEGEEGTEVQEPKEGEEVKEGEETEAKENEETAETKEGDEEAETKEGEEGAEPKEGEEGAETKEGEEGAEPKEGEEGEKKEDGEEREGGSPVPQSDTFAAGERAESPIGVGEKLSREGSPTQEAEGVPQPDPGVLEPGTPERSRPASQADEHDKHLETFQEEQEEEEEEEEEEEEEEEPEFDREALMEKYYATITEREKLQQQNYQLQHKLAELFRKKKADENRQDYDKNANDQDSKYVKYMAQLDELRKQDMLERENYEVQIEELKDKCEHKKEMVDEERKRFMEFKKHVALNSVSNRSGKPIPPKDIDQYLSNEMKKESEVVNVRLENIKLKNKLKKKEMQLKSKEELAENLHLIDFEQLKIENQTYNEKIEERNEELLKLRKKITSTVQVLTHLKEKLQFVQAENQVQKTTLREVESEAAMKRDILSRTKQARDALRIDNQRLRQNCGLLGNESLLRDFEERKDEGDDLRHRLESLKMEHAELTLNCNQVRRKIEQARASHG; this comes from the exons AAACGACAGCAGAAAatacagaggaaaacaaaccaGCTGATGCAGTAGAGGGGGAACAGACAGAAGAACAACCAACAGAACAGTCTACTGAACAACCAACAGAACAGTCTACTGAACAACCAACAGAACAGTCTACTACTGAACAACCAACAGAAGGAGAGGGAGATGAGGCTAAACAGGAAACACAAGATGATAAACCACAGACTGAag GTGAAGAGGGTGAGCAAAAGACAGAAGGTGAAGAAGGAACTGAAGTACAAGAACCAAAAGAGGGAGAAGAAGTGAAGGAAGGTGAGGAGACTGAAGCTAAGGAAAATGAAGAAACTGCTGAAACTAAGGAGGGAGATGAAGAGGCTGAAACCAAAGAGGGAGAAGAAGGAGCTGAACCTAAAGAAGGTGAAGAAGGGGCTGAAACCAAAGAGGGTGAGGAAGGAGCTGAACCTAAAGAGGGTGAAGAAGGAGAAAAAAAGGAAGATGGTGAAGAGCGCGAAGGTGGATCACCTGTACCTCAG AGTGATACATTTGCTGCTGGTGAACGAGCAGAAAGTCCTATAGGTGTTGGAGAGAAGTTGTCAAGAGAAGGGAGTCCTACCCAGGAGGCTGAAGGGGTACCACAGCCAGATCCTGGTGTCCTTGAACCAGGAACACCTGAAAGATCAAGGCCAG CTTCACAAGCTGACGAGCATGACAAACACCTAGAAACATTTCAGGAGGAACAGGAAGAGGAAGAGGAGGaagaagaggaggaggaggaggaagaggaacCAGAATTTGACAGAGAAGCATTGATGGAGAAATACTAT GCCACAATTACTGAAAGAGAAAAACTTCAACAACAGAACTACCAACTCCAACACAAACTTGCGGAACTGTTCCGTAAGAAGAAAGCAGATGAAAATCGTCAAGATTATGACAAAAATGCTAATGATCAGGATTCCAAATATGTGAAATACATGG CACAATTGGATGAACTGCGCAAACAAGATATGTTAGAACGGGAAAACTATGAGGTCCAGATTGAAGAACTGAAAGATAAATGTGAACACAAGAAAGAAATGGTGGATGAAGAGAGGAAACGCTTCATGGAATTCAAAAAGCATGTAGCTCTCAATTCTGTCAGTAACAGATCAGGCAAACCCATTCCACCTAAG gATATCGACCAGTACTTATCTAATGAAATGAAGAAGGAGTCAGAGGTTGTGAATGTTCGCTTAGAAAACAtcaaactgaaaaataaattaaagaaaaagGAGATGCAGCTGAAATCTAAG GAGGAGCTGGCCGAGAATCTTCACCTCATTGATTTTGAAcagttgaaaattgaaaatcaaACATATAATGAAAAGATTGAGGAAAGAAACGAG GAGTTACTGAAGCTGAGGAAAAAGATAACTAGTACTGTTCAGGTATTAACTCACCTCAAGGAAAAGTTACAGTTTGTACAGGCCGAGAACCAGGTCCAAAAGACAACACTGAGGGAGGTCGAGTCAGAGGCTGCCATG AAAAGAGATATATTATCAAGAACAAAGCAGGCAAGAGATGCACTGCGGATAGACAACCAGAGACTGCGTCAAAACTGTGGTTTACTAGGCAATGAGTCATTGCTCCGTGATTTCGAGGAGAGAAAGGACGAGGGAGATGATCTGAGACACAGACTAGAAAGTTTAAAAATGGAACATGCAGAATTAACATTAAACTGTAATCAAGTGCGAAGGAAAATAGAACAGGCCAGAGCCTCTCATGGATAG